In Candidatus Desulfofervidus auxilii, one genomic interval encodes:
- a CDS encoding PIN domain-containing protein, producing the protein MPALPITNVKNTLQDVIHAAKIKARYPMSYADCFAVATAIKEKATIITGDPDFKQIEKIVSVEWLETSL; encoded by the coding sequence TTGCCTGCCTTGCCCATAACTAATGTTAAAAACACCCTGCAAGACGTAATCCACGCAGCAAAAATCAAGGCTCGATATCCCATGTCATACGCGGACTGTTTTGCGGTTGCTACTGCGATTAAGGAAAAGGCAACCATCATTACTGGAGACCCTGACTTTAAACAAATTGAAAAGATTGTTAGCGTTGAGTGGTTGGAAACATCTCTCTAA
- a CDS encoding AbrB/MazE/SpoVT family DNA-binding domain-containing protein codes for MPISTLSSKGQLVIPKEVRDALGIKPKQKLLLKVVKGHIVIEPLPEDPVEYFCGIFKEGTSLTRALLRERNEDKRREEKILLDSFPLLAYLCQEDG; via the coding sequence ATGCCAATATCTACTCTATCATCAAAAGGACAGTTAGTAATACCAAAAGAGGTAAGAGATGCCCTTGGCATAAAGCCAAAACAGAAGTTACTTTTAAAGGTGGTAAAAGGCCATATTGTAATAGAACCACTTCCAGAGGACCCTGTTGAGTATTTCTGCGGTATTTTCAAAGAGGGGACTTCACTAACAAGAGCATTACTGAGAGAACGAAATGAGGATAAAAGGCGTGAAGAAAAAATATTGCTTGATTCTTTCCCCCTTCTGGCATATTTATGCCAGGAAGATGGTTAG